A window of the Desulfobacula toluolica Tol2 genome harbors these coding sequences:
- a CDS encoding arylsulfotransferase family protein, translating into MAAVYGEVHAYLTFKDGPPKSVKEKIILDLQERPTQFDFAGFQLRDTTFHDNGYLLISRYSKKDHQVIVELFSIADNEVLHTWVPPLTEIFKESKVENIGTNTIKEYRAQHPLLLEDGGLIFISGEGPMVRITACGNIVWVNDRHFHHSIELDHNGNLVVPIVMEHQIPVTVLPIRDDGFAIVSLDGKIKEEYSITDILLKNGYRALIYGVGKFETDRIHLNDAQPILKEFNGAKIGDIALSIRHLSTVLLVQPQTGKVRWLKTGPWLNQHDINQLDDGRYSILGNDIIRKQDNSQVFVEEGMSNIYVFDAIDGSIALPYSQVMAEQKIATGSSGRLKILANGDAYIEESDKSRIMRISENKVRWEYVNAVSSDTVGAVHWTRYISGKEINLKWKDNLTCD; encoded by the coding sequence ATGGCTGCTGTTTATGGAGAGGTGCATGCCTACCTTACGTTTAAAGATGGCCCGCCTAAATCCGTAAAAGAAAAAATCATACTTGATCTTCAGGAGCGTCCCACGCAGTTTGATTTTGCAGGTTTCCAATTACGGGATACAACATTCCATGATAACGGATATCTACTAATTTCAAGGTATAGTAAAAAAGATCACCAGGTTATTGTAGAGCTATTTTCCATTGCCGACAATGAGGTTTTACACACCTGGGTGCCTCCGTTAACTGAGATTTTTAAGGAATCAAAAGTTGAGAATATTGGCACCAATACAATCAAAGAGTATCGTGCTCAGCATCCGCTTCTATTAGAAGACGGCGGATTGATTTTTATCAGTGGAGAAGGGCCCATGGTGAGGATCACTGCATGTGGAAATATAGTCTGGGTGAATGATCGTCACTTTCACCACTCCATTGAATTGGATCATAATGGAAACCTTGTGGTTCCCATTGTAATGGAGCATCAAATTCCAGTGACTGTATTGCCAATAAGAGACGACGGGTTTGCAATTGTTTCACTGGATGGAAAAATCAAAGAAGAGTACTCAATCACGGATATTTTATTAAAAAACGGATATCGCGCTTTAATTTACGGCGTCGGAAAATTCGAGACGGATCGAATACACTTAAACGATGCCCAGCCCATACTCAAAGAATTTAATGGGGCCAAAATCGGAGATATTGCACTGAGCATCCGGCATTTGTCTACAGTCCTTTTGGTCCAGCCCCAAACCGGTAAAGTCAGATGGCTTAAGACAGGCCCATGGCTGAATCAGCATGACATTAATCAGCTTGATGACGGCAGATACAGCATTCTGGGCAATGATATCATCCGGAAACAGGACAACAGCCAGGTTTTTGTTGAAGAAGGCATGTCAAATATTTATGTGTTTGACGCTATAGATGGTAGTATTGCCCTGCCCTATTCCCAGGTAATGGCAGAGCAAAAAATAGCAACCGGATCATCCGGGCGTTTAAAGATATTGGCAAACGGTGATGCTTACATCGAAGAAAGTGATAAAAGCCGAATAATGCGCATTTCTGAAAATAAAGTTAGATGGGAATATGTGAACGCAGTATCATCCGATACGGTGGGGGCGGTTCATTGGACACGGTATATTTCAGGAAAAGAGATCAATTTAAAATGGAAGGACAATTTAACATGCGATTAA
- a CDS encoding lytic transglycosylase domain-containing protein, protein MQYKYLCNAIFISIVCFLSPLICLGTEQVKYQNLQQNVPSLMESIRFKNDIHYCDIKIPLDHQEIKESLEKELLLALWDRPQVILWIKRSARYFPHVEHILKQHGLPLDFKYVPVIESALRPHAGSSKGAVGYWQFLKSTGRRYGLRIDSKVDERRNIFKSTHAACKYIKALNLQFGSYLLALSAYNMGEYGLEGEIELQKNNNYFSLYLPLETQRYVFKLISAKLILENQERYGFYLKKSDLYPVFTFDKVNFKSDFKMPIALIARAAAISFKAVKDYNPELRGHFLGKGDIQILIPKGKAKGFKERFTTNYKNWEKTYKTKFHIVKQGESLIGIAKAYKISLFSLLRLNDLSANVMIHPGDRLTIE, encoded by the coding sequence ATGCAATACAAATATTTATGTAACGCAATTTTTATATCCATTGTATGTTTTTTATCCCCTTTGATCTGTTTGGGAACAGAACAGGTCAAGTATCAAAATCTTCAACAGAATGTTCCTTCATTAATGGAAAGCATAAGGTTTAAAAATGATATTCACTATTGTGATATTAAAATTCCGTTGGATCATCAAGAAATAAAAGAAAGCCTTGAAAAAGAACTGCTGTTGGCTTTGTGGGACAGGCCCCAGGTGATTCTCTGGATTAAACGGTCTGCAAGGTATTTCCCCCATGTTGAACACATTTTAAAACAACATGGATTGCCCCTTGATTTTAAATATGTTCCGGTCATTGAAAGTGCATTAAGACCTCATGCCGGTTCTTCAAAAGGTGCGGTGGGATATTGGCAGTTTTTAAAGTCTACAGGAAGAAGATATGGTCTCAGGATTGATTCTAAAGTAGATGAACGAAGAAATATATTTAAATCAACTCATGCGGCCTGTAAATATATAAAGGCGTTAAATTTGCAATTCGGATCATACCTGCTTGCTCTGAGTGCATATAATATGGGCGAGTATGGTTTGGAAGGTGAAATTGAACTTCAAAAAAACAATAACTATTTTTCATTATATCTTCCCTTGGAAACTCAAAGATATGTTTTTAAACTTATTAGTGCTAAATTGATTCTTGAAAATCAGGAACGATACGGTTTTTATTTGAAAAAATCAGATTTATATCCTGTTTTTACCTTTGATAAAGTCAATTTTAAATCGGATTTTAAAATGCCCATTGCCCTAATTGCCCGAGCTGCCGCCATATCCTTTAAAGCGGTTAAAGATTATAATCCCGAATTACGTGGACACTTCCTTGGTAAAGGAGATATTCAAATTTTGATACCAAAAGGAAAGGCAAAAGGATTTAAGGAACGGTTTACAACTAATTATAAAAACTGGGAAAAAACATATAAAACAAAATTTCACATTGTTAAGCAAGGAGAAAGTCTGATCGGAATTGCTAAAGCGTATAAGATATCGTTGTTTTCACTGTTAAGATTAAATGATCTTTCTGCAAACGTTATGATTCATCCAGGCGACAGATTGACGATTGAATGA
- the topA gene encoding type I DNA topoisomerase produces MTKPLIIVESPTKIKTLKKYVGKEFNVAASAGHIRDLPVKTLGIDIEKNFQAEYVNIKDKSKVISNLKKLAKDAKEIYLAPDPDREGEAIAFHIMDILKKKDRIFHRVLIHELTKKGIQEALQKTLIPDANKYDAQQARRKLDRLVGYQISPLLWQKVQRGLSAGRVQSVAVKIICDREREIRKFIPEEFWTITADLLSQSPPKFNAALIKINNKKAKVTNEKQASGILKDLKAAQFVIHEIKTKTIKRNPSPPFITSKLQQDAINRLRFSAKKTMIVAQQLYEGIEIGTGGPEGLITYMRTDSTRIAPDAAREAQAFIAQTIGDEFALSTPRFFKNKNKVQDAHEAIRPTSVFHSPEKIKNFLSPDQFKLYDLIWKRFVASQMAQAIIDQKTILIKATDKYMFSVSGSTVRFLGFMSLYSPNNESKEKDIQALPDAKEGTVLKTLEIFPKQHFTKPPPRFSEASLVKELEKNGIGRPSTYASILSVIRDKGYVDLVNRYFAPSELGFIVNDLLVASFPNILNISFTAQMETNLDDVETGNLEEVQLLTDFYASFKKYLDAASENMISLKGVGVETGLVCPSCGKQLNIKIGRNGHFLACTGYPDCSFTSNYLRDEKGNISIVEKIVDNTKVKDCIKCGKPMVQKDGRFGLFLACTGYPDCKHTESVNGEYSSKDIGVKCPKADCSGTILEKKTKRGKIFFGCSKYPDCTFASWDKPIDRACPDCSSPYLVEKETKKEGKFLKCPDKKCGFKEHQ; encoded by the coding sequence TTGACAAAACCCCTAATCATCGTCGAGTCCCCAACAAAAATCAAAACATTAAAAAAATATGTTGGAAAGGAATTTAATGTTGCTGCAAGTGCCGGCCACATAAGGGATCTTCCTGTTAAAACCCTTGGTATTGATATTGAAAAAAATTTTCAGGCAGAATATGTTAACATAAAAGACAAATCCAAAGTTATTTCCAATCTGAAGAAATTGGCCAAAGATGCCAAAGAAATTTATCTTGCACCTGATCCGGATCGCGAGGGTGAAGCCATTGCATTCCATATTATGGATATTTTAAAGAAAAAAGACCGGATTTTTCATCGTGTTCTTATTCATGAATTAACCAAAAAGGGAATTCAAGAGGCATTACAAAAGACCCTGATACCGGATGCCAATAAATATGATGCCCAGCAGGCAAGAAGAAAACTGGACCGTCTGGTTGGATATCAGATTTCCCCTTTATTATGGCAAAAAGTCCAGAGAGGCTTAAGTGCAGGAAGGGTTCAATCTGTTGCCGTTAAAATTATCTGTGACAGGGAAAGGGAAATTCGAAAATTTATTCCGGAAGAGTTCTGGACGATCACAGCCGACCTTCTTTCACAATCCCCTCCTAAGTTTAATGCTGCCCTCATTAAGATTAACAATAAAAAGGCCAAGGTTACCAACGAAAAACAGGCTTCAGGTATTTTAAAAGATCTTAAAGCTGCGCAATTTGTTATTCATGAAATAAAAACCAAAACTATTAAACGGAACCCGTCACCTCCTTTTATCACCAGTAAACTTCAACAGGATGCAATCAATCGGCTAAGGTTTTCCGCAAAAAAAACCATGATTGTTGCACAGCAGCTTTATGAAGGCATTGAAATAGGAACAGGAGGCCCCGAAGGTCTCATCACCTATATGCGTACGGATTCAACCAGAATTGCTCCTGATGCAGCCCGGGAGGCACAAGCCTTTATTGCACAAACAATAGGAGATGAATTTGCATTAAGCACCCCCAGATTCTTCAAAAACAAGAACAAGGTTCAAGATGCCCATGAAGCCATTCGCCCGACATCTGTGTTTCACTCACCTGAAAAAATAAAAAATTTTCTGTCTCCAGACCAGTTTAAGCTCTATGATCTGATATGGAAACGATTTGTTGCATCTCAAATGGCACAGGCCATCATTGACCAGAAAACAATTCTGATTAAGGCAACGGATAAATACATGTTTTCTGTCAGCGGTTCAACAGTTAGATTCTTAGGATTCATGAGTCTTTATTCCCCAAATAATGAATCAAAAGAAAAAGATATACAGGCTTTACCTGATGCCAAAGAAGGAACTGTTTTAAAAACACTGGAAATTTTTCCAAAACAGCATTTTACAAAGCCTCCGCCAAGGTTTTCCGAGGCATCACTTGTCAAAGAGCTTGAAAAAAACGGAATCGGACGACCCAGTACCTATGCATCCATCCTGTCAGTGATTAGGGACAAAGGATATGTTGATCTTGTAAATCGATATTTTGCGCCCAGTGAGCTTGGATTTATTGTGAATGACCTATTGGTAGCTTCTTTTCCAAATATTTTAAACATCTCATTTACAGCCCAGATGGAAACAAATCTTGACGATGTTGAAACCGGCAACCTGGAAGAAGTGCAGCTTTTAACTGATTTTTATGCATCTTTTAAAAAATATCTGGATGCTGCAAGTGAAAACATGATCAGCTTAAAAGGCGTCGGAGTTGAGACCGGCCTGGTCTGTCCGTCCTGCGGGAAGCAATTGAATATAAAAATCGGCAGAAACGGCCATTTTCTTGCATGTACGGGATATCCGGACTGTTCTTTTACCAGCAATTATCTTCGGGATGAAAAAGGCAATATTTCAATTGTTGAAAAAATTGTTGACAATACAAAAGTCAAAGATTGCATCAAATGCGGCAAACCCATGGTTCAAAAAGACGGCCGTTTCGGTCTCTTTCTCGCCTGCACCGGATACCCGGACTGTAAGCATACTGAGTCCGTCAACGGTGAATACAGCAGTAAGGATATCGGGGTAAAATGTCCAAAAGCAGATTGCTCAGGAACAATTTTAGAAAAAAAGACAAAAAGAGGGAAAATCTTTTTCGGCTGCTCAAAATACCCGGATTGCACATTTGCATCCTGGGACAAACCAATTGATAGAGCTTGTCCGGATTGCAGTTCCCCCTATCTTGTTGAAAAAGAGACCAAAAAGGAAGGAAAATTCTTAAAATGCCCGGATAAAAAGTGTGGGTTCAAAGAGCATCAGTAA
- the efp gene encoding elongation factor P has translation MYLASDLRKGLKFEIDGEPYVIIGFEFKKPGKGQSLYKCKLKNMITGSQFERTYRSGDKFKKADLEEQEMEYLYSDKDSYCFMNTSNYEQHFLTKDQLGDAIDLLKDNTLCTILLYNGLPIGITLPNFINLEVIKSEPWAKGDTATGSTKPAILETGFEVQVPPFIEQGQMIKIDTRTREYVERVNE, from the coding sequence ATGTATTTAGCAAGTGATTTGAGAAAGGGTTTAAAGTTTGAAATAGACGGAGAACCTTATGTTATTATTGGCTTTGAATTTAAAAAACCCGGAAAAGGGCAATCCCTGTATAAATGCAAATTAAAAAATATGATTACAGGGTCCCAGTTTGAACGAACCTATAGATCCGGTGATAAATTCAAAAAAGCGGATCTTGAAGAACAGGAAATGGAATATCTGTATTCGGATAAGGACAGCTACTGCTTTATGAATACATCCAATTATGAACAGCATTTTTTGACAAAAGATCAATTAGGGGATGCAATAGATCTGCTAAAGGACAATACGCTTTGTACAATCCTTTTGTATAACGGACTTCCCATTGGCATAACATTGCCCAATTTTATCAACCTGGAAGTGATCAAGTCAGAACCATGGGCAAAAGGAGATACTGCCACCGGAAGCACCAAGCCCGCTATACTTGAAACAGGGTTTGAAGTCCAGGTGCCGCCTTTTATAGAACAAGGACAGATGATCAAAATTGATACCAGAACCCGCGAGTATGTAGAACGGGTTAATGAATAA
- the guaA gene encoding glutamine-hydrolyzing GMP synthase, with translation MIIVIDFGSQFNQLIARRVRENNVYCQVEPSDISVARIKELNPQGIILSGGPSSIYEQDSPKIDKSIFDLEIPILGICYGMHFMVHTLGGKIKKATKREYGFASLDIKEPAPLFKDMETGFQCWMSHGDSAIKLPKNFVITASTQNTAIAAIANHEKNFYGLQFHPEVEHSKNGTLMIRHFLFDVCKCRENWNMKSFCDGAISQIKEAVGDKKVIMGLSGGVDSSVAATLIHKAIGKNLFCIFVDNGLLRKGEKEGLEKNLTAGLDLNIKFVNAKEKFLTALEGVTDPEKKRKIIGNLFIDVFDAQANKIDGAEFLGQGTLYPDIIESKSAFGGPTSIIKSHHNVGGLPEKMKLKLIEPLQLLFKDEVRKLGSELGINEDLVWRQPFPGPGLAIRIMGEITASRLEILREADAILLEEIKEAGLYRKLWQSFAVLLPIKSVGVMGDKRTFANCIAIRAVTSNDAMTADWAKLPHDLLGKISNRIINEVENINRVVFDITSKPPGTIEWE, from the coding sequence ATGATCATTGTTATTGATTTTGGTTCTCAATTCAACCAGCTTATCGCAAGAAGAGTTCGAGAAAATAACGTTTATTGCCAGGTAGAGCCGTCAGATATTTCAGTTGCCAGAATAAAGGAACTTAATCCCCAAGGCATTATTCTTTCCGGAGGCCCTTCAAGCATATATGAACAAGACAGTCCTAAAATTGATAAATCCATTTTTGATCTTGAAATCCCCATCCTTGGCATCTGCTATGGGATGCATTTTATGGTACATACGCTCGGCGGTAAAATCAAAAAAGCAACAAAACGGGAATATGGCTTTGCAAGCCTTGATATAAAAGAGCCTGCCCCTTTATTCAAAGACATGGAAACAGGCTTCCAATGCTGGATGAGCCATGGCGATTCCGCCATTAAACTGCCAAAAAATTTTGTTATTACCGCTTCAACTCAAAATACGGCTATCGCAGCCATTGCAAATCATGAAAAAAACTTTTACGGTCTTCAATTTCATCCTGAGGTGGAACACTCTAAAAACGGAACCCTCATGATCCGTCATTTTTTATTTGATGTCTGCAAGTGCCGGGAAAACTGGAATATGAAATCATTTTGCGATGGTGCCATTTCCCAGATTAAAGAAGCTGTTGGAGACAAAAAAGTGATCATGGGGCTTTCAGGCGGTGTGGATTCATCCGTTGCTGCAACCCTTATTCATAAAGCAATCGGCAAGAATTTGTTTTGCATCTTTGTGGACAATGGACTCTTACGAAAAGGTGAAAAAGAGGGGCTTGAAAAAAACCTGACAGCCGGACTTGATCTGAACATCAAATTTGTAAATGCAAAAGAAAAATTTCTAACTGCATTAGAAGGCGTAACCGATCCTGAAAAGAAACGCAAAATCATAGGAAATCTATTTATAGATGTATTTGACGCCCAAGCCAACAAGATAGACGGAGCAGAGTTTCTCGGTCAGGGAACTTTGTATCCTGACATTATTGAATCCAAATCAGCCTTTGGCGGTCCCACATCCATCATCAAATCTCATCATAATGTCGGTGGTCTGCCGGAAAAAATGAAACTCAAATTAATTGAACCTTTGCAACTGCTGTTCAAAGATGAAGTCAGAAAATTAGGTTCAGAGCTTGGCATCAATGAGGATCTTGTATGGCGTCAACCCTTTCCAGGGCCTGGTCTTGCCATAAGGATCATGGGAGAAATCACTGCTTCTCGACTTGAAATTCTAAGAGAGGCCGATGCCATTTTACTTGAAGAAATCAAAGAAGCCGGGCTTTACAGAAAATTATGGCAATCTTTTGCAGTTCTGCTGCCAATAAAAAGCGTGGGAGTAATGGGAGACAAAAGAACCTTTGCAAATTGCATTGCTATCAGAGCTGTCACCAGCAATGATGCCATGACGGCTGACTGGGCAAAATTGCCCCATGATCTTTTGGGTAAAATTTCCAACAGGATTATCAATGAAGTTGAAAATATTAACAGGGTTGTTTTTGATATAACATCAAAACCTCCCGGAACAATTGAATGGGAATAA
- a CDS encoding NAD-dependent epimerase/dehydratase family protein, protein MNKGMMKTILVTGALGFIGQAVCKRVAKNYRVVAFDRNESSFFYSNYLSVKADITDDNLITQLCDTHRFDAVIHCAGIAHQKAWEVDANSYREINSRAVEKLALAASRSNPEVYFIFLSSISVYGEENNGDVIFEESSCKPTSDYAFSKLDAENHLIDLFNKGVMKKVDLLRLSPVYDRNNSFNIDKRIFAPGKLAYVLIGNGQQKMSALARGNLVDFIQYRLDSLNGRNNDGHIFCNTYNVSDKMPYTFKQIITIFYQSSYRPTRFVIRVPLFFIKVTTKCAAYVMRKRKAWFIAAYKKISLNLVFDNKKMLKTGFEPEHDLSTVFLDQPDI, encoded by the coding sequence ATGAACAAGGGAATGATGAAAACAATATTAGTGACAGGGGCGTTGGGGTTTATCGGGCAGGCAGTATGTAAAAGAGTTGCAAAAAACTATCGGGTCGTGGCATTTGACCGGAATGAGTCTTCTTTTTTTTATTCAAATTATCTGTCTGTAAAAGCAGATATTACGGATGACAACTTGATAACCCAATTATGTGATACACACCGTTTTGATGCAGTGATTCATTGTGCCGGGATCGCCCACCAGAAAGCCTGGGAAGTTGACGCTAATTCCTACCGGGAAATAAACAGCAGGGCTGTTGAAAAATTGGCCCTGGCTGCCTCAAGATCAAACCCGGAAGTTTATTTTATATTTCTTTCATCCATATCGGTTTATGGAGAAGAAAATAACGGGGATGTGATCTTTGAAGAAAGTTCTTGTAAACCTACGAGCGATTATGCATTCAGCAAACTTGATGCGGAAAACCATTTGATTGACTTGTTCAATAAAGGCGTCATGAAAAAAGTAGATTTGCTTCGGTTGTCTCCTGTCTATGACCGCAACAACAGTTTTAATATTGATAAAAGAATTTTTGCGCCTGGAAAACTGGCCTATGTTCTAATAGGTAATGGTCAACAGAAAATGTCGGCACTGGCAAGGGGGAACCTTGTTGATTTTATTCAATATAGACTTGATTCATTGAATGGCCGGAACAATGACGGTCATATTTTTTGCAATACATATAATGTGTCGGATAAAATGCCTTATACGTTTAAGCAGATTATTACTATATTTTACCAATCTTCATACAGACCCACCCGTTTTGTTATCAGGGTTCCTCTTTTTTTTATTAAAGTGACCACAAAGTGTGCTGCTTATGTGATGAGAAAAAGAAAGGCATGGTTCATTGCAGCATACAAAAAAATTAGTCTCAACTTGGTTTTTGATAATAAAAAAATGTTAAAAACCGGTTTTGAACCTGAACATGATCTGTCAACTGTGTTTTTGGATCAACCGGATATTTGA
- a CDS encoding coiled-coil domain-containing protein: MNLKDFRPDNLNFDDEEELPKHTGGQIPASTHHEEINTLKIEKLSNRVTIISIIIPCLISAIIIFAYLDMKERVVDVDQTKQNQVDKISQQLEERLNALDIKIARNRYDLDNKLPELNNKTVSIEGSIAKLVSGKADNKTIQNQFIKLEKRVSNNANQDKMTLQTLERVNKENLSAITKNQDLFDKAARQIKEEIALFKEKFDAELLKLSDSEQQIDELRMNLSLLDKKYKRLDRETISQAQLDKKLIQLKTDLNTHMKKTDEQVNTLNRELISNIARIQKSLDLLPSSFSPQNPTKKTQTHIKPKQPINIDSSGFMKIEEESLTQ; this comes from the coding sequence ATGAATTTAAAAGATTTCAGACCTGATAACCTGAATTTTGACGATGAGGAGGAACTTCCCAAACACACGGGCGGACAAATTCCTGCATCAACACATCACGAAGAAATCAACACCTTGAAAATCGAGAAACTTTCCAACAGGGTGACGATCATTTCCATCATTATTCCATGTCTTATCAGTGCCATTATCATATTTGCCTACCTTGATATGAAAGAACGAGTTGTGGATGTTGATCAGACCAAACAAAACCAGGTTGACAAAATTTCACAACAATTAGAAGAAAGATTAAATGCGCTTGATATAAAAATAGCAAGAAACAGATATGATCTTGATAACAAACTGCCTGAACTTAACAATAAAACGGTTTCAATTGAAGGCAGTATTGCGAAATTAGTCAGCGGAAAAGCTGACAATAAAACCATTCAAAATCAGTTTATTAAACTTGAAAAACGTGTTTCCAATAACGCAAATCAAGATAAAATGACTCTTCAGACCCTTGAAAGAGTCAACAAAGAAAACCTTTCTGCCATAACAAAAAATCAAGATCTGTTTGATAAAGCTGCGCGACAAATAAAAGAAGAAATAGCCCTGTTCAAAGAAAAATTTGATGCTGAACTGTTAAAACTTTCAGATTCTGAGCAGCAAATCGATGAACTTCGAATGAATTTAAGTCTTCTGGATAAAAAATATAAAAGATTAGACCGGGAGACGATTTCTCAAGCACAGCTGGATAAAAAACTAATTCAATTGAAGACGGATTTAAACACTCATATGAAAAAAACAGACGAACAAGTAAATACCTTGAACCGGGAACTCATTAGCAATATAGCCCGGATACAAAAAAGTCTTGACCTGCTTCCGTCATCTTTTTCACCTCAAAATCCAACAAAAAAAACACAAACCCACATCAAACCCAAACAGCCTATCAATATTGATTCATCCGGTTTCATGAAAATTGAAGAAGAATCCTTAACACAATAG
- a CDS encoding sulfotransferase translates to MDWFLLSFSSVCFVGIFICLRVLSHIEGLQIIAIKIVNIIRSPHISDRWKEKVLPRYSLQLFLKSLLTFGVLSLAFSPFIVFSAISLFFFEGQFIKLASSIRGGGASTIIALLFALFVFRKSRGNYGTSSKLLHQIALGNFFLGEALFDIENLLYSSRVHDVSGKKHVFVAGLARAGTTILLRKLYENGKFTSLTYRDMPFILAPNMWRSISHFSRQNTGMQERAHGDGLEIDYDSPEALEEVFWRTFCGSDYIRQDCLIPMTADLKILDKFNSFIGLILKNDTDNCYLSKNNNNILRLNSIIKAFPNALIIIPFRDPLQQAFSLLKQHKRFMQKHSEDPFTKQYMAWLAHHEFGADHRPFLFDGKKDGKSDDRKDTQNLSYWLLLWMNTYSYLMENLPSQAVFLSYESLCEDTAFVWGKISEKIDLAPYTETIFFSKSYHPINESLPRDLILESQKIYKKLMAQSIGFNGKPQVGQ, encoded by the coding sequence ATGGATTGGTTTCTCTTATCATTCAGTTCGGTTTGTTTTGTAGGAATATTTATATGCTTAAGGGTATTGAGTCATATAGAGGGCCTTCAAATTATTGCGATCAAGATAGTTAATATCATACGTTCACCTCATATCTCTGATCGCTGGAAAGAAAAAGTCCTTCCCCGCTATTCACTGCAGTTATTCTTAAAGTCCCTCTTGACATTTGGCGTTCTGAGCCTGGCTTTTTCCCCTTTTATTGTCTTTTCAGCCATCTCCCTGTTTTTTTTTGAAGGACAATTCATTAAACTGGCCTCATCCATTAGAGGGGGGGGGGCCAGCACCATTATCGCCCTTTTATTTGCCCTGTTTGTATTCCGAAAATCCAGAGGAAACTATGGAACCAGTTCAAAACTTCTCCATCAGATCGCATTGGGAAATTTTTTTCTGGGAGAAGCCCTGTTTGATATTGAAAACCTGCTGTATTCCTCACGGGTCCATGATGTATCGGGTAAAAAACATGTTTTTGTGGCGGGACTGGCACGTGCAGGAACAACGATTCTCCTGCGTAAATTGTATGAGAATGGCAAATTTACGTCTCTAACATACAGAGACATGCCATTTATTCTTGCGCCGAATATGTGGCGCAGTATCTCCCATTTTTCCCGACAAAATACCGGGATGCAGGAGAGAGCACACGGAGACGGTTTGGAGATCGACTATGATAGCCCCGAGGCTCTGGAAGAAGTTTTCTGGCGTACATTTTGCGGTTCTGATTATATCCGCCAGGACTGTTTGATTCCCATGACAGCTGACCTGAAGATCTTAGATAAATTCAACTCTTTTATCGGCCTCATTTTAAAAAACGATACTGACAACTGCTATTTATCCAAGAATAATAATAATATTCTCCGTTTGAATTCCATAATCAAAGCATTTCCCAATGCTTTGATTATCATCCCGTTCCGGGACCCTTTACAGCAGGCATTTTCACTTCTGAAGCAGCATAAAAGATTCATGCAAAAACATTCAGAAGATCCCTTTACAAAACAATACATGGCATGGCTGGCCCATCATGAGTTCGGAGCTGATCATCGTCCGTTCTTGTTTGATGGAAAAAAGGACGGCAAAAGTGATGACAGAAAGGATACGCAAAATTTAAGCTATTGGCTTTTACTCTGGATGAACACCTATTCCTACTTGATGGAAAATCTACCATCCCAGGCTGTTTTTTTAAGTTATGAGAGCCTGTGTGAGGATACAGCATTTGTTTGGGGTAAAATCTCTGAAAAAATCGACTTGGCCCCCTATACAGAAACTATTTTTTTCTCAAAATCTTACCATCCGATAAATGAGTCTTTGCCCCGGGACCTTATACTGGAATCACAAAAAATTTATAAAAAATTAATGGCTCAATCAATTGGTTTTAACGGAAAACCACAGGTCGGACAATAG